The Spirochaetota bacterium genome segment CCTTGTTGTGGTCACTGCGCACAATTGTGAATCGTGCACTGCAACAGATGACAGTATATATTTTATATCGCATAATTATCCTGATATTCAGGTGAAAACGGTTGAAATACACAACCCCGAAGGTGCAATGTATGTATCGCGATATAGAATATGGCGCGTGCCTGTATATCTTTTTATAGACAGAAATGGTAATGAACTCTACAGGCTTGAAGGAGAACAAAACAGAAGCCAACTTAAAGAAGCTATTGTAATTGCAAAAGCACGAAAACATCGTAATTAATAAAAAGACTCACCAAAAGCTATAATGCTCCCTGCATTATCATTTTCCACAATTATATTGACAGATATAGTTATCCTATCTTGATATTGTAAGATAATAAATATATGAATGATGATACTTATAAAACAAAAAAATATTTTATTGTATTGACAAATAACACAATTATATTAAAAGTAGCATCATAATTATATTTTTTATAGAGGTAGGTGCTTATGAAACGTTTTGTCATTGTGTATCTTACTTTTCTATTAACTATTTCTGTTTTTGCACAAGAACAGGAAAAAGAAGATGTTGTTAAGTTACAGGATGTTATAGTTTCTGATACATTTTTATATCCCGGTGCGTATCAGTCTATAACAGCTGATTCTGTAAAAAATAATCCCAAAACAGATTTGCTCAGCGTAATTAAAACCAATGTTCCATCATTTTACGTTCCGTCAAACAGAGTGATGGGATACGGTGTGGCACGAAGTGGTTCTGCTACTCTTTCAATTCGTGGTATTGGTAAATCAGGATGGGGGCCAACCACGGGAATTCCTATTCTTTACAATGGTATGGATACCACAATGAGTATTATGGGTCATCCAGTTGCAGATATTATGACAATGAAAAATGTTGAGCGCATTGAAGTATTAATTGGTCCACAGCCAGTACTGTTTGGCTCAAGCGCAATGGGTGGCGTCATCAATGTCATTACAAAAAAGCAGAAAGAAGATGGTTTTACAACAGAGTTACTGGGGTCGTATGGCACATGGAATAGCACTCAGGATTACCTGTACCACATGGGTAAGATGGGAAAATTAGACTACAGTGTGGGCTATCAGTTGCAGAAAACTGATGGTGACTGGAAACAGACAATAAATGGAAAAACATTTACTTCTGAGTTTATGCAGCAAAATGGTACTGTGCATGTTGGCTATGCACTGTCTGCCAACTGGTATGCTTCAGTGGATAGCTATGGCATGAAGCAGAATATACATGATCCAGGACCAGATGGCATCAATGCCTTATCTGGTGGCGCTTTAACAAATCAGCTCAATTTACTGGAGGAATTTGATATTACCCGTGGTGGAGTTGTTGCAAAGCTGTCCCATGAGTATGGCAAATATAGTGGAACACTACAGGCAGAAGGCAATTTTGGTCACCATGAATCAGTGCAATCAAATACAGGTGTTGATAAATTTAAATCGGATGATTCTTCGTACGCACTGCGTTTAAAAGAAATTATGAAACTATGGCCCGGCAACACGTTGACCACTGGTGCAGAATGGCGCAGGTATGGTGGTACTGCAAAAGACCAATCTACCGGTACTTATTACATTAAAAATAAATATCTACATGATACATCTATATATGCATTGATGGATCAGGCATTATTCAACAATATAATGAACATTAATGGCGGTGCCCGATATAGCTATAATTCTAAATATGGTGATTACACGTCATGGCAGACAGGTGCTGCAGTTCGCCCATTAGAAAAAACCAAAATTTATACAAATGTAGCAAAAGGATTTAAGTTCCCTGATATACGGCAGGTTTATCTAAAAGGAATGTTCCCTGCTATAAATCCCAATGAAGATTTAGAACCAGAGACATATACATCAGCTGAATGTGGCATAGAGCAAAAGTTACTGGAGGGCATTCAGATTCATGTAGCTGGATACCGTATATGGTCAGATAATATGTTTATATATACTTCACAGTGGAAAAATGCAGATAGATTTACATATAACGGAGCCGAAGCATCAATAATAATCACCGCTTTTAAGTGGTTATCGTTTAGCGCTGGATATTCATTCATTGACAATGAACAGGATAATGAATACCTGCCGTATGTGCCAAAGCATAAAGCAAACGGTAGTATTACCCTTACAATAGCTGATTTTAGTGCAACACTTGATGGTGAGTATGTAAATGGCATGTATGCTGATACGGCTGGTAAAAAAGAGTTTGATAACTATTTTGTTGCAAATGCACAGGTATCATATTCATTTTTAAAGAAGTTTACCGCATTTGTTTCTTTATATAATATTACCGATAAAGAATATTCAACTTTTGCGGTTTTAGTTCCACCACTGGGTAATAAATATTGTGAATACCCAATGCCTGGATTCCATTTTCTGGCAGGGATGAAGGCAACATTCTAAGGTGTCAATGCTATGATACAATAATGTGTCAGATTAATAGCTGTAACACTATGGGGGTGCATTATATGCACCCCTTTTTTGTTTGGTGTGAATGTAAAATCACTTGCAATAGGGATAATGTTTTATTATATTTTATTATATTGATAATTGGAGGGTATATCATGTGGCAGCGCAAACCCGGATTTGCAGGTTCATTTTATCCTGCAAGTCCTGAAAAATTAAAAAATGAAATTGCTCATTATTTATCAAAGGCTGAAATCAAAAAGCTTGATAATCCTGTAGCTTTTATATCACCACATGCAGGGTATATCTACTCTGGCCCTGTTGCAGCATACTCGTATGTACAGCTAAAGGAAAATCCTGTAGATGTTGCTATTGTGCTTGCCCCTTCACATCGTGCACGATTTAACGGTGCGTCCGTTATATCAAATGGCATATTTACTACCCCATTGGGTGATATAAAAGTAGACACAGCTATTACAGATAGGCTTTTAGATGATGAAATATTTTTAGAAATTAAGGAAGCCCATCAATACGAGCATTCACTGGAGGTACAGCTTCCTTTTTTGCAGGTAGTGTTACAAGATTTTGTACTTGTACCGATAGTTATCGGTACTATTGATCTTGAGATTTGCAGGCAGATTGGCAACAAACTTGCAGAAGCTTTGGGCAATGAAAGTCGAAAGTTTGTTATTATTGTTTCAACGGATCTTTCCCATTATTACAGCTATGATATAGCAAAGAAAATTGATAATAACTTTATTGAAGCTTTGAAAAAATTTGATGAGAGCTATCTCTTTGAAATGCTCCAAAGCGATAAAGCACAGGCATGCGGTGAAGGTCCTGTTCTTGCTGGGATGGTTGCATCTAAAAAATTAGGGGCAAAAAAGGTTGAAATTTTACATTATGCAAATTCGGGTGATACAGCTGGTCCTAAAAATGAGGTAGTTGGTTATTTGGCAGCTGCATTTGTGAAATAAGGAGGGGATATGGTAGAGCTAAACCAAGAGCAAAAAAAGAAACTGCTTGCACTGGCACGAAGGACTATTGAAGAATATTTGAAAAAGAAAACGTTGCCAAAAGTTGATTATGATAATGAATTTAAAGACGAAGTGTTCAAGCAAAAATGTGGTGCATTTGTGACATTGCATAAACATGGTGCATTGCGAGGCTGCATTGGATATGTAAAAGGGATTAAAACTATACCTGAAGCAGTAGTAGATATGGCAAAAGCATCAGCATTTGAGGATCCACGATTTGAGCCACTACGGGCAAGTGAATTGGATGAAATTGATATTGAGATTTCAGTTTTAACACCAGTTGAACCAGTAAATGATATTTCGGAGATAGTTATAGGGAGAGATGGACTGATAATAAGCAATGGATTCAGGACAGGCTTGCTTTTACCACAGGTTGCAACAGAATATGGGTGGGATGTGAAAACGTTTCTTGAACATACGTGTTACAAGGCTGGGTTGCCACCTGATGCGTGGAAATGGAATAATACAAAAATAGAGAAATTTTCAGCAATTGTTTTCGGTGAAAAGGAGCTAAACATTCGATAATTATACCAGTAGATGAGAAATGGAGATACACATCTTGTTATAACTTGTTATAAAATATATATTTTTATATAAGGGAGAATATAAGTGAATAGTAAAGTAGTAAAACGAGCAGTAATTATATTGATAATTCAGGTTTTGATGTTTACGACATGTTCTAAGAAAAAAGATTATTCTCAGATAGAAAATCTGCTTAATCAATGGGCAAATGCAATTAAATACTTAAACTATACTGACTATTGCAGATTGGAAGCTAATCCAAAAGATAGTAACACATTCAACGTTATGTATCAGCAGTACTATATTTCAAATATAAGAATTGTGGAAGTTGATGATACACTCCATAATGGTACCGACAGTGATGGAAAACCGTATGAGTTTAAAAATGTGCGTTTTATAGCATCGTTGTACAATAGGCAAACTAACAGGGAAGAGCAGATAGTCAATGGTGATATAAAAATAATTCGCTATGTATCAGGACCAAAAAAGGAAAAAGGGTGGTTGCTGTCAAACAGAACATTAATTTATGAGCAATAGAACAAAATGAAAAATATTGGCAACACTCACACCAGCATTGTAGCCCTCGCAAATTCACATCACACCAAAATTATTGTTTTTATTATAGTAGTTGTCTATTCTATACTTTTGAATACGATAGCTATCTCACAAAATCAAAATACAATTGCAGAAATTAATAAACGTGCTCAGGATTATTATGATAAAAAAGAACTATCAAAGGCTATAATAGAATGGCTAAAGATACTGGAAATTGATCCAAACAATGAGGAAGTCCAGCGCAAAATAGAATTGGTATACGAAGAAAAACATAAAAAAGATATATCACTACAAAGAGCAAAGTTATATTACCGCTTATCCAGAAAAGTGCTTCCTGAAAATGTTGAAAATGCCAGGGAAAATTCTAAGATTGCTATAGAAAATTTTATTATTGCTTATAGGATGGATCCTAAAGACCCTGAGCTGCAGGTTTTGCGTGAAGATCTTAAACTGCTTGATAATGAGATTAAGCTTGAATTGGCTAAAAATCGAATGGCAGAAGAAATAAAAAAGAAATATTTTGTACTGTTGGAAGATGCAAATAAGCTGATGCTTGAAAAACAATACGAAGAAGCAATAAAAGTGTGGGATGAAATATTACGTTTAGTACCTCTTGACTCGGCGGCAACAGAAGGTAAACGGCAGGCAGAACTGGCAATTAGCAACAGATTAAAATATGAAAAAATTATGATGCTCATTGCCAGTGGGGAAGAATTATTTAAACAGGAAAAATATACTGATTCAAAAAATGAGTTTTTGCAAGTTTTAAAATTGGATGACAAAAACAGAGTGGCAAAGGATTATATAGTAAAAATTGATGATATCCTTGAAGAAAAGCGCACGTATGAACAGCGACGCATACAGGCAGAGCAATTTTATGTAGCAGGTATAAATAATCTTAAGGTATATGAATTTGAACAGGCAAAAGATAACTTTGAGAATGCTCTTGCCTTGATTGATAATTACAAAGATGCAAAAGCACAACTAGAAGCAATTCCGCGCTTAAAAAAAGAATATGAAGAACAACAACGCTTGCTACGGTTACAAAAAATTGATAAAACTTTCCAGGAAGGCCTTCTAGCTTTAACTGAAGGAAAGTACAGGGATGCGGTAGCTGCCTTTCAGGCAACGTTGACACTTGACCCAAAAAATGAATTAGCCAAGCGTTATCTTTCAACTGCACTTGATGCATTACGCGTACAGGAAGAGGAAGTAG includes the following:
- the amrB gene encoding AmmeMemoRadiSam system protein B, encoding MWQRKPGFAGSFYPASPEKLKNEIAHYLSKAEIKKLDNPVAFISPHAGYIYSGPVAAYSYVQLKENPVDVAIVLAPSHRARFNGASVISNGIFTTPLGDIKVDTAITDRLLDDEIFLEIKEAHQYEHSLEVQLPFLQVVLQDFVLVPIVIGTIDLEICRQIGNKLAEALGNESRKFVIIVSTDLSHYYSYDIAKKIDNNFIEALKKFDESYLFEMLQSDKAQACGEGPVLAGMVASKKLGAKKVEILHYANSGDTAGPKNEVVGYLAAAFVK
- the amrA gene encoding AmmeMemoRadiSam system protein A produces the protein MVELNQEQKKKLLALARRTIEEYLKKKTLPKVDYDNEFKDEVFKQKCGAFVTLHKHGALRGCIGYVKGIKTIPEAVVDMAKASAFEDPRFEPLRASELDEIDIEISVLTPVEPVNDISEIVIGRDGLIISNGFRTGLLLPQVATEYGWDVKTFLEHTCYKAGLPPDAWKWNNTKIEKFSAIVFGEKELNIR
- a CDS encoding tetratricopeptide repeat protein, encoding MKNIGNTHTSIVALANSHHTKIIVFIIVVVYSILLNTIAISQNQNTIAEINKRAQDYYDKKELSKAIIEWLKILEIDPNNEEVQRKIELVYEEKHKKDISLQRAKLYYRLSRKVLPENVENARENSKIAIENFIIAYRMDPKDPELQVLREDLKLLDNEIKLELAKNRMAEEIKKKYFVLLEDANKLMLEKQYEEAIKVWDEILRLVPLDSAATEGKRQAELAISNRLKYEKIMMLIASGEELFKQEKYTDSKNEFLQVLKLDDKNRVAKDYIVKIDDILEEKRTYEQRRIQAEQFYVAGINNLKVYEFEQAKDNFENALALIDNYKDAKAQLEAIPRLKKEYEEQQRLLRLQKIDKTFQEGLLALTEGKYRDAVAAFQATLTLDPKNELAKRYLSTALDALRVQEEEVVDENNPYYSIVQPLIESGKRLYNQGKYDESRKQWEKILNIFPQNRIATEYLLRCDLAQKPESFKKFANNIVNEGKKLLGERKYDQAYRKFELIASIDPQYPEIQNLLTLSRVEKKKVGFEGTDEDFRRRYNVAMQLYQQGGKNNLEKALAEFRVINNKYPDNIQVAIIINKLESQLRFEVTEEREVKKLTPRQQELIREYYFKGINYYTNNQFELAIVEWRKVLAIDPNHEKAKNNIKKCLILLGR
- a CDS encoding TonB-dependent receptor, which produces MKRFVIVYLTFLLTISVFAQEQEKEDVVKLQDVIVSDTFLYPGAYQSITADSVKNNPKTDLLSVIKTNVPSFYVPSNRVMGYGVARSGSATLSIRGIGKSGWGPTTGIPILYNGMDTTMSIMGHPVADIMTMKNVERIEVLIGPQPVLFGSSAMGGVINVITKKQKEDGFTTELLGSYGTWNSTQDYLYHMGKMGKLDYSVGYQLQKTDGDWKQTINGKTFTSEFMQQNGTVHVGYALSANWYASVDSYGMKQNIHDPGPDGINALSGGALTNQLNLLEEFDITRGGVVAKLSHEYGKYSGTLQAEGNFGHHESVQSNTGVDKFKSDDSSYALRLKEIMKLWPGNTLTTGAEWRRYGGTAKDQSTGTYYIKNKYLHDTSIYALMDQALFNNIMNINGGARYSYNSKYGDYTSWQTGAAVRPLEKTKIYTNVAKGFKFPDIRQVYLKGMFPAINPNEDLEPETYTSAECGIEQKLLEGIQIHVAGYRIWSDNMFIYTSQWKNADRFTYNGAEASIIITAFKWLSFSAGYSFIDNEQDNEYLPYVPKHKANGSITLTIADFSATLDGEYVNGMYADTAGKKEFDNYFVANAQVSYSFLKKFTAFVSLYNITDKEYSTFAVLVPPLGNKYCEYPMPGFHFLAGMKATF
- a CDS encoding thioredoxin domain-containing protein, which codes for MCNKKHFAIYVSILLLLSVCAIVTVNGCTELSHNDDVILVVVTAHNCESCTATDDSIYFISHNYPDIQVKTVEIHNPEGAMYVSRYRIWRVPVYLFIDRNGNELYRLEGEQNRSQLKEAIVIAKARKHRN